The region aatttttttttttttcaggttacgtttcagtgtattcagttaattatacaTTCCCATTGATTTAGTAATGGGATAATAGCAATAAGATAACATGTTAATTAGTTCGTTGGCACTGATgagagtatttttttttgtaatttgagGCTGTATTAAAGTATTGCTGTAACAAAGTAAATGTATAAGCCAAAATTTTCCGTCTACCAAACTGGGCAGTGGAGAACACTGGGTGAGGTATGAATATTGGGAATTCCCATCTGTGTTTTCGGAAGCCCTTTTCTGCGTGTAACACCTAAGCCAGAATATTTCATCCAGACTTTCTCTTCACTTTTCCTGTAGCCCCTCTCCAAGAAGGGAGCGCCATCGCAGCAAGAGTCCACGCCGACATCGCAGCCGCTCCCGAGAGAGGCGCCATCGCTCCAAGTCTCCGGGTAAGTGGACGGGCCGGCGTTAGGCTCCCCGCTCCCGCTGACGTGGGAATGGCGGACAGTCGCTCACCACTTCCTGTTCATCGCTTCAGGTCACCACAGGAGCCACAGACACCGCAGCCACTCCAAGTCCCCCGACAGGTGAGTGAGGCGGCCCCTGGGGGCCACATCCACGCTTCGGACATGTGCAGTGGGGGATGCTGGGTAACTTTGTCTCTCTCAACAGGTCAAAGAAGAGTCACAAGAAAAGCCGAAGAGGAAATGACTGATTTATTCACCAGATTCTGTAGACTTTGTACAAATTATGCcagctgtattttttttttacgtataATTTACCGGAGTAACAATCTgcctttcgttttctttatACAATGTTTTGGTTATTTTGCAATTCGAAATTGACTTTTTAAACACAGTTTGGGATTACTAATTTAAATCCTTTGTGTGAGTGGTTAGTTTTTATGACATGAATAGGAGTGTGTAATTCCTTGGGGGTGTGAAGATGTTATTACAAAGAAATACTGGATGTTTAGTGCTGGATGTTGCCATCTTAGATCAAACAGATGCTTCGGAAAATTAATAAATGACATATATTCCTCATGAAGGTTATTGACCATGCattgtggataaacaatgaAAACACTCTTCCATCTTTCAATACATTCTTTTGACACCTGTTAAGAAGGGAAATGACAACATGCTCACTTTATATTGCCGTCCCATGTAATGAAGGGATTCAGGATGCTGAAGCAGACAGGCTTGCTTGCCGCCTCTCTCTAAAAGGCCTCACTGTCACAGTATATCCCAGTTCATGTCAAAGCGCCATTCTACACACATAACAAAAATGGGCCTATCAGTGTGTTTTCCATAATTGCTTCCCTGGTGCAGACCTATGGTGTCCCTGGGCCTTATGTGAGAATGCCCAAGCCGTGAGATggtctacgtctggccaagatGGCAACCATTGCAGGACCTAAAGCAGGGGTATTCAAATTATGGTCCTCAATATGCAAGCACTGCCTATTTttgcagccttcctttacctgtgagccaggtatGAATCGCCTGGCCAAtgagaatcagtaattattaaaataactcccTGGGAGAACTGGAAACAAGGCCTGTACTTGGAATCGAGGTCCAGTTTTGGAGAGACCCAGGCTAAAGATTTGGGGGGGGTTTTCTCAGTATCTGATGAAGGCTGCATCTCGCTGGCAAATAAGCTTGGTTTGTAGGGCGTTCTTAGGCTTTGGAATAGCTGAGTCCagtttttttctgtgtgtgtatgatcaTTTTCTCCCATAGGTTTCCTTCAAGTGACCAgctgagggagggagggaacatCTGTGGACTGGTCAAATTTAGCACGCCTGATAATCGGGCCCTTCACCAGCATCAATATAGCTGCCTTTAATACTGAGACGCCACAAATGGTATCCATGGGAAGTGGGGAAGCAAGCAAGCTCAGGTAAAATTTATCGCAGCACTGATCACCCTGACGGATGATTCTAATTTTTTTGAAGTTCATCCTCCTATCTTCTAACCGCGTATTTTGGTCAGGGTCGCGGGATTTTCCATTACTATAACGACAAAGTTAATATAAACGTTACTTTAAGAAATCAGTAGCGCTATGAAGAGTTGCAGGACTTTGGTCGGTCACAAGTTTGTGTTTTCCTAAACGTGAAGCATAACTTTCTGGGAGTTTAAAGAATACCATGAAGTATTGGTTCATCCACCCTTCTGGCGCtgtgcccccccgccccatggGTGTATCCCGTCTCCCCTGTTTCTGCTCCGATTGCAGTCTTAACGTGTTAGACAGTGTTTACAGTTTATTATGGGCATGCTGAAGTGATCTGCTCCTTTTTAACAAGTCTAGTTGTATCTCATCTGCATAATCCTATTTCAACATCCGTGTCCTAGTGGGAGCGCAGGAAGACacgaaaaaaagaaataaaaactgCAATATCCTTCGTGGTTATTTTAATACATGACGGAGCGACTCTATAGACCAGTGATCCCGACTTTAAAAATGCGGTTCGCATTGATAATGGTGATGCTTCTCCTCGCCAGTTTTGCTGAGGGCAAACAGAAGGATTTTTACACTTTTAAGGTGGTGAATAGCAGAGGGAAGCTGGTGTCTTTGGAGAAATACCGGGGGTCGGTAAGTTTCTGCACTTCGGTACCGGACCGTCATTCTGTTAAATTTCTTTGTACCGATGTTCAAGCCATTGCATGTTCCAAAGGAATATCTGTGCATGACAATCAAAATTATTAaagtatgtacatatatatttattttcagtACCGTCAAAACAAAATAACATTACAAACGTTTACGTTTCTCTGTTCTTTGTGTCCGGCATCTGTATACGTGGCAGGGGCAGCAAACGCTTAACTACATACTATTACTGGGGAAGGGTACTTTATTGTCCTATTAACTGCTAGATAACAAATGTAATAAAACGTTACAGTGCAATGACGCGTTATATATACACGTACAGAAACACATTCTGAAACTTGTGAACTTATTTGAAAGCTCCGTCCGCAACAGAGTTTAAATGTTTACTGTGTGATTGGAGTtaaatatgaatgaatgaacacaCGAATACCGCGTTCGTTCAAACCAATGCCGCACGTCCGAGTTGTCAGCGTAAAAACATAGAAAAAGGCTGGGTGGGAAATGTTTTGATATGATTCAGATCATAAGATGAGCACTAAAACGAGGGGATCGATCCAATGTTCTCGCAACTGCCTGTCGAAGCCAGACTGTAATGTCTTTGACTTAACACTTGAGGTCGTGAGTGAATAACAGTAGGCCTAGTTATTCAAAATTTCAGTTTTTCGTTTTGCTGGGCCTTGAAATACTTGGCCAAATGTTTGAAATACGTTTTTACCGTGCAGTCTGGTTTCCTCTAAAGAGAAAGAAATTAGGAGACAACAGCaaatttttcagttttgctCATTTTTCAGTTTATGGGTATGCGCCTATGTAAAATgaacattgttttttgcaaactccagcctggttcttccctgcttctcactgatgaagagcttcttccttaCTTTATAGGGCTTcattcctgcttctaggagcctgttatgaactgtcttagcagtgcacttcacaccacttaatgtttcccactcCATTTGATGGTCACTTGAGGTCGTCTTCCGATTTATGAGACACTGCTGGATAacttgacggtcatctctgacGTTTGGCTTGGAGCCTGGAAGCAtcctgcctcacagtgtagccttatgccagcagatccaggattaaaccaggatttaacaatGCAGGTGTTTTTGAAAAATATAGTGTGGTCTCTCAGTTTTTCCCACAGCTGTATTTAACTGTCTTATTCAAACGGCCCAGTTTATGATTTCTTTAGGCTAACAAAGAAGTCGTTGATGAAAGCGATTTGTAATGGACAGTAAAATATATGATTTTCTTGTGCACACCAAAGGGAACATCTGCTGACCATGGCAGCCTTTGTGTCTGTGTTCTGCTAAGATGTagtttttatcattttttcTGGTCCGATCCCGATACGGATATTATAATTATCTGTCAGTACCGATACCAATGTGATATTTTTCCCACTTTATCAACTAATGGAGATATTTGTATCAGTACATTTCAATGAGCGTGGTAAACATTCTGCATGTACCGCTGCAGTGACATGCAGGAAGATATGgtggtcatgttgctgaatgaaAAGCTGTGTGGCTGCGCTACAGGAAGACATCCACTGCCAGCACGACTTACACGAGTCCGCTTCTTTGTTTTATTCATGGCAACGTTTGCAAAAACGAACAGAAACATTGTCTTGAAATGCAAGTTGTGCAATCAGTTCCCAAATTGAATATAATAAAAGAATCATAAAAATATCACTGTAAACCCGAAATAACCATTTCTGCCGAAAAAGTACATAAGTCTCCAGAATGAAACATACAAAGGAGCACAGATTCGACTTTTAAGTAGTAATTAACGAAACCTTAGAAAGAATACAAGTCTGAAGACATCtagtttgtataaattttactttcTCCCAAAATTGTGACAGTTGGAAACGTTTGTGTTTATTAATCTTGTGTGAGTGACAGTAATTCGAATTAAATTCATTTAGCAGGTACTTTTCCAGAGCAACATAAAATTGGCAATGCAAAGTGAAACGGTCCTGAAGATATGGGGTTAATTTCAGGGCCTCCTTCAAATACCAGGCACAGCCAGCTAACCCTCTGAGCCACACAGCAGCCCTGGTAATAACCCTTTACTCTCCATGTGCAGGTATCGCTGGTAGTGAACGTAGCCAGCGAATGCGGCTACACAGAGGATCATTACACTGACCTCCAGCAGCTCCAGCGAGACTTTGGCCCCTACCACTTCAACGTGCTCGCCTTCCCCTGCAACCAGTTTGGCCAACAGGAGCCTGGCAGCGACAAGGAGATTGACAGCTTCGTGCGTCGAGTTTACGGTGTCAGTTTTCCCCTCTTCAGCAAGATCGCTGTGGTGGGAAGTGGGGCGAACAACGCTTACAAATATCTGACTGGTAAGTGAATCTCTCGCACAGTAGAAAAAAGTGTAGAAATATAGGCTGTTTCGTACGCATGCCCTTTAATAACCGTGCTCTTGATACACTGACGCAAGCAGGTGTTTCTGAAGCTAAAAACTATCCCTTTGTTCGGCTTAGTGGTAGTAAATTAATGTGATTTTTAATGTCAGCTAGAGGCTTTGTAAGTGTTTGGTTTTTTCATGTGTTAGTTACAGTAATGTGAGATGGATTTGAACTGAACGTTAGACTGACATCTTCGAGAACGAATGGCAGAAGATGCCTTCTTGTGATTCTGACTTGATGCGACGCCAGAACTAAAATCCTCTCTTGCTACTTTGACAGAATCTTCTGAAAAGGAGCCGAATTGGAATTTCTGGAAGTACCTGATCGACGTGAATGGGAAGGTGGTCAACGCGTGGGGGCCTACCACCCCTGTGAAGGAGATCCGGCCACTGATCGCAGACATGGTGCGACACATCATCCTGAAGAAGAAAGTGGAGCTTTAGGGTGTTGAAGCGGAAAGCTTGACGAGGTCCgatggaggaggaagaggaggaggaggagtgacTGAAAATCACAACTACAGGCCTGGTGCCACATCCATAGAGTGTTTTCAGGAATGTCTATGAATCACACAAGAGTCTACATAAATGGGGCAATTAAGGCCAGTCATAATGAAGAGTAACTTTAACAACAAGAAAACAACGATGAAAGACAGCATGTCTGCCTTTGCATTCAACATGAAAACACGTTAATTTGTTTTgagtatccattcatccatccatccaaagtgtgctcatcctgttcagggtctggGGGCTGGAGCCTTCCCTTAAACTATATGGAATTCATTTCATACTATTAATGCCTCGTAAAAGAGCATTTTAACAAAAGGGATAATTCTGAAAGGGATCAGATAAGGTGATctgaacagaattttaaaagcaAAATACGCTGTGTGTTTCTTTCCACCGTCATCGTTATGACATAACAGCCTGTGGTGACCCTTTGCTTCTGCAGATGTCGTAGAACCATGCAAATACTGTCTCGTTGATAATCGCCTTTATCGACGGGTGTAATCAGCGAAACACGCTTCATGCTAAATTATGGTCTTTTGGTGGTAAATAGTGCCTTAATCATTATattacacagagacacacgccATTGTGCTTGTTAGCTAGGAGGTGGGGCCCAGTGAGGGTCACGTTCCATCCCAGTGAATTTGCACATCAACACACCTTGGCAGGAAAAACCGAAAAACATCTGATCTTCCGCGGTTGTGTTTCCTGCCGTATAGCAGTCATTTACATAAACGCGTAAGTGTTACTGGGCCACCATCCAATTGCTCTGCCTGTCATTGTCATTCATTGCCTTTTTAATTTTAGAAATTCTTTCATCCTTAGTTCACTCAGCAGGGCACTGGCACCTTTGGGTTGTTCATTTTAAGTGGCATCAGTCTTCTTTTGTAATTTTGTGTGtttagaaataaaaaaataaacttttctAAGCTCAGTGCCTCAATGTTTTATATAACCTGCCTAAAGTTTTATCTTAAAGAACAGATACTTACTCACTCAAAGTTATTTCTACAGCTGAAAGGACACATATAAACATATCAGTGTCAGTTTCATGTACATATATTACACAACATAAAATCATATGAATTTCACATCACCTTACGTTGAACTGTGAACTGTGCTAATCATGTGCATGTCATAAGAAACATTTGCTGCCAACAAAAACCTTCCAGTGTCGAAACACTTTCTTCTTCCTGTTAAAAACTGAGCAAACCTTATGGTGAACTTACCCAtctggtttttttttccttgccgTGATGCTGAGGTGTTTGTCGGAGATAAGCCCAGCTCAAAGCATGTTTTTATGCCATTTGATTAACAAGGTAGTTTAGCCGTCGCTTTGTAATAGATAAACACCCAGGGACATCGCCAAAGGGAGAAGATGGAGAGCAGGTGACTGATTCACAGCTCTTA is a window of Brienomyrus brachyistius isolate T26 chromosome 15, BBRACH_0.4, whole genome shotgun sequence DNA encoding:
- the gpx7 gene encoding glutathione peroxidase 7; translated protein: MTERLYRPVIPTLKMRFALIMVMLLLASFAEGKQKDFYTFKVVNSRGKLVSLEKYRGSVSLVVNVASECGYTEDHYTDLQQLQRDFGPYHFNVLAFPCNQFGQQEPGSDKEIDSFVRRVYGVSFPLFSKIAVVGSGANNAYKYLTESSEKEPNWNFWKYLIDVNGKVVNAWGPTTPVKEIRPLIADMVRHIILKKKVEL